The following coding sequences are from one Zalophus californianus isolate mZalCal1 chromosome 5, mZalCal1.pri.v2, whole genome shotgun sequence window:
- the CLINT1 gene encoding clathrin interactor 1 isoform X2: MLNMWKVRELVDKATNVVMNYSEIESKVREATNDDPWGPSGQLMGEIAKATFMYEQFPELMNMLWSRMLKDNKKNWRRVYKSLLLLAYLIRNGSERVVTSAREHIYDLRSLENYHFVDEHGKDQGINIRQKVKELVEFAQDDDRLREERKKAKKNKDKYVGVSSDSVGGFRYSERYDPEPKSKWDEEWDKNKSAFPFSDKLGELSDKIGSTIDDTISKFRRKDREDSPERCSDSDEEKKARRGRSPKGEFKDEEETVTTKHIHITQATETTTTRHKRTANPSKTIDLGAAAHYTGDKASPDQNASTHTPQSSLKTSVPSSKSSGDLVDLFDGTSQSTGGSADLFGGFADFGSAAASGSFPSQATSGNGDFGDWSAFNQAPSGPGASSGELFGSASQPSVELVSGSQPALGPPPAASNSSDLFDLMGSSQATMTSSQSMNFSMMSTNTVGLGLPMSRSQPLQNVSTVLQKPNPLYNQNTDMVQKPVSKTLPSTWSDPSVNISLDNLLPGMQPSKPQQPSLNTMIQQQNMQQPMNVMTQSFGAVNLSSPSNIIPVRPQTNPLMGGPMPMSMPSVMTGTMGMAPLGNTPMMNQSMMGMNVNMGMSTAGMGLTGTMGMGMPNLAMTSGTVQPKQDAFANFANFSK, encoded by the exons aaCCAATGTGGTTATGAATTATTCAGAGATCGAGTCTAAGGTTCGAGAAGCAACGAATGATGATCCTTGGGGACCTTCTGGGCAACTCATGGGAGAGATTGCCAA GGCTACATTTATGTATGAACAATTTCCAGAACTTATGAACATGCTTTGGTCACGAATgttaaaagacaacaaaaaaaattggagaagagTTTACAAG TCATTGCTGCTTCTAGCTTACCTCATAAGGAATGGATCAGAGCGTGTTGTTACAAGTGCCAGAGAACACATTTATGATTTGCGATCCCTGGAAAATTACCACTTTGTAG ATGAGCATGGCAAGGATCAAGGTATAAACATTCGCCAGAAGGTGAAAGAATTGGTTGAATTTGCCCAGGATGACGACAGGCTTCGTGAGGAgcgaaagaaagcaaagaagaacaaagacaaaTATGTTGGGGTTTCCTCAGACAGTGTTGGAGGATTCAGATATA GTGAAAGATACGATCCTGAACCCAAATCAAAATGGGATGAAGAGTGGGATAAAAACAAGAGTGCTTTTCCATTCAGTGATAAATTAGGTGAACTGAGTGATAAAATTGGAAGCACAATTGATGACACCATCAGCAAGTTCCGGAGGAAAGATAGGGAAGACTCTCCAGAAAGATGCAG tGACAGtgatgaggaaaagaaagcaagaagaggCAGATCTCCCAAAGGTGAATTCAAAGATGAAGAGGAGACTGTGACGACAAAGCATATCCATATCACACAGGCCACAGAGACCACCACAACCAGACACAAGCGCACAGCAAATCCTTCTAAAACCATTGATCTTGGAGCAGCAGCACATTACACAGGGGACAAAGCAAGTCCAGATCAGAATGCTTCAACTCATACACCTCAGTCTTCACTTAAG aCTTCAGTGCCTAGCAGCAAGTCATCTGGTGACCTTGTTGATCTGTTTGATGGCACCAGCCAGTCGACAG GAGGATCAGCTGATTTATTTGGAGGATTTGCTGACTTTGGCTCAGCTGCTGCATCAGGCAGTTTCCCTTCCCAAG CAACAAGTGGGAATGGAGACTTTGGTGACTGGAGTGCCTTCAACCAAGCCCCATCAGGCCCTGGTGCCTCCAGTGGTGAGCTCTTTGGCAGTGCCTCACAGCCATCTGTAGAACTTGTCAGTGGCTCACAACCAGCTTTAGGCCCACCTCCAGCTGCCTCAAATTCTTCGGACCTATTTGATCTTATGGGCTCATCCCAGGCAACCATGACATCTTCCCAGAGTATGAATTTCTCTATGATGAGCACTAATACTGTAGGCCTGGGGTTGCCCATGTCAAGATCACAG cCTTTGCAAAATGTTAGCACAGTGCTGCAGAAGCCTAATCCTCTCTATAATCAGAATACAGATATGGTCCAGAAGCCAGTCAGCAAAACCCTGCCCTCTACTTGGTCTGACCCCAGTGTAAACATCAGCCTAGACAACTTACTACCTGGAATGCAGCCTTCCAAACCCCAGCAGCCATCACTCAATACAATGATTCAACAGCAGA ATATGCAACAGCCTATGAATGTGATGACCCAAAGTTTTGGAGCTGTGAACCTCAGTTCTCCATCAAATATAATTCCTGTCCGACCCCAAACTAACCCTTTGATGGGGGGACCCATGCCTATGAGCATGCCCAGTGTGATGACTGGCACCATGGGAATGGCCCCTCTTGGAAATACTCCAATGATGAACCAGAGCATGATGGGCATGAACGTGAACATGGGGATGTCAACTGCTGGGATGGGCCTCACAGGCACAATGGGAATGGGCATGCCTAACTTAGCCATGACTTCTGGAACTGtgcaacccaagcaagatgcctTTGCAAATTTCGCCAACTTTAGCAAATGA
- the CLINT1 gene encoding clathrin interactor 1 isoform X1, which yields MLNMWKVRELVDKATNVVMNYSEIESKVREATNDDPWGPSGQLMGEIAKATFMYEQFPELMNMLWSRMLKDNKKNWRRVYKSLLLLAYLIRNGSERVVTSAREHIYDLRSLENYHFVDEHGKDQGINIRQKVKELVEFAQDDDRLREERKKAKKNKDKYVGVSSDSVGGFRYSERYDPEPKSKWDEEWDKNKSAFPFSDKLGELSDKIGSTIDDTISKFRRKDREDSPERCSDSDEEKKARRGRSPKGEFKDEEETVTTKHIHITQATETTTTRHKRTANPSKTIDLGAAAHYTGDKASPDQNASTHTPQSSLKTSVPSSKSSGDLVDLFDGTSQSTGGSADLFGGFADFGSAAASGSFPSQVTATSGNGDFGDWSAFNQAPSGPGASSGELFGSASQPSVELVSGSQPALGPPPAASNSSDLFDLMGSSQATMTSSQSMNFSMMSTNTVGLGLPMSRSQPLQNVSTVLQKPNPLYNQNTDMVQKPVSKTLPSTWSDPSVNISLDNLLPGMQPSKPQQPSLNTMIQQQNMQQPMNVMTQSFGAVNLSSPSNIIPVRPQTNPLMGGPMPMSMPSVMTGTMGMAPLGNTPMMNQSMMGMNVNMGMSTAGMGLTGTMGMGMPNLAMTSGTVQPKQDAFANFANFSK from the exons aaCCAATGTGGTTATGAATTATTCAGAGATCGAGTCTAAGGTTCGAGAAGCAACGAATGATGATCCTTGGGGACCTTCTGGGCAACTCATGGGAGAGATTGCCAA GGCTACATTTATGTATGAACAATTTCCAGAACTTATGAACATGCTTTGGTCACGAATgttaaaagacaacaaaaaaaattggagaagagTTTACAAG TCATTGCTGCTTCTAGCTTACCTCATAAGGAATGGATCAGAGCGTGTTGTTACAAGTGCCAGAGAACACATTTATGATTTGCGATCCCTGGAAAATTACCACTTTGTAG ATGAGCATGGCAAGGATCAAGGTATAAACATTCGCCAGAAGGTGAAAGAATTGGTTGAATTTGCCCAGGATGACGACAGGCTTCGTGAGGAgcgaaagaaagcaaagaagaacaaagacaaaTATGTTGGGGTTTCCTCAGACAGTGTTGGAGGATTCAGATATA GTGAAAGATACGATCCTGAACCCAAATCAAAATGGGATGAAGAGTGGGATAAAAACAAGAGTGCTTTTCCATTCAGTGATAAATTAGGTGAACTGAGTGATAAAATTGGAAGCACAATTGATGACACCATCAGCAAGTTCCGGAGGAAAGATAGGGAAGACTCTCCAGAAAGATGCAG tGACAGtgatgaggaaaagaaagcaagaagaggCAGATCTCCCAAAGGTGAATTCAAAGATGAAGAGGAGACTGTGACGACAAAGCATATCCATATCACACAGGCCACAGAGACCACCACAACCAGACACAAGCGCACAGCAAATCCTTCTAAAACCATTGATCTTGGAGCAGCAGCACATTACACAGGGGACAAAGCAAGTCCAGATCAGAATGCTTCAACTCATACACCTCAGTCTTCACTTAAG aCTTCAGTGCCTAGCAGCAAGTCATCTGGTGACCTTGTTGATCTGTTTGATGGCACCAGCCAGTCGACAG GAGGATCAGCTGATTTATTTGGAGGATTTGCTGACTTTGGCTCAGCTGCTGCATCAGGCAGTTTCCCTTCCCAAG TTACAGCAACAAGTGGGAATGGAGACTTTGGTGACTGGAGTGCCTTCAACCAAGCCCCATCAGGCCCTGGTGCCTCCAGTGGTGAGCTCTTTGGCAGTGCCTCACAGCCATCTGTAGAACTTGTCAGTGGCTCACAACCAGCTTTAGGCCCACCTCCAGCTGCCTCAAATTCTTCGGACCTATTTGATCTTATGGGCTCATCCCAGGCAACCATGACATCTTCCCAGAGTATGAATTTCTCTATGATGAGCACTAATACTGTAGGCCTGGGGTTGCCCATGTCAAGATCACAG cCTTTGCAAAATGTTAGCACAGTGCTGCAGAAGCCTAATCCTCTCTATAATCAGAATACAGATATGGTCCAGAAGCCAGTCAGCAAAACCCTGCCCTCTACTTGGTCTGACCCCAGTGTAAACATCAGCCTAGACAACTTACTACCTGGAATGCAGCCTTCCAAACCCCAGCAGCCATCACTCAATACAATGATTCAACAGCAGA ATATGCAACAGCCTATGAATGTGATGACCCAAAGTTTTGGAGCTGTGAACCTCAGTTCTCCATCAAATATAATTCCTGTCCGACCCCAAACTAACCCTTTGATGGGGGGACCCATGCCTATGAGCATGCCCAGTGTGATGACTGGCACCATGGGAATGGCCCCTCTTGGAAATACTCCAATGATGAACCAGAGCATGATGGGCATGAACGTGAACATGGGGATGTCAACTGCTGGGATGGGCCTCACAGGCACAATGGGAATGGGCATGCCTAACTTAGCCATGACTTCTGGAACTGtgcaacccaagcaagatgcctTTGCAAATTTCGCCAACTTTAGCAAATGA
- the CLINT1 gene encoding clathrin interactor 1 isoform X3: MLNMWKVRELVDKATNVVMNYSEIESKVREATNDDPWGPSGQLMGEIAKATFMYEQFPELMNMLWSRMLKDNKKNWRRVYKSLLLLAYLIRNGSERVVTSAREHIYDLRSLENYHFVDEHGKDQGINIRQKVKELVEFAQDDDRLREERKKAKKNKDKYVGVSSDSVGGFRYSERYDPEPKSKWDEEWDKNKSAFPFSDKLGELSDKIGSTIDDTISKFRRKDREDSPERCSDSDEEKKARRGRSPKGEFKDEEETVTTKHIHITQATETTTTRHKRTANPSKTIDLGAAAHYTGDKASPDQNASTHTPQSSLKTSVPSSKSSGDLVDLFDGTSQSTGGSADLFGGFADFGSAAASGSFPSQVTATSGNGDFGDWSAFNQAPSGPGASSGELFGSASQPSVELVSGSQPALGPPPAASNSSDLFDLMGSSQATMTSSQSMNFSMMSTNTVGLGLPMSRSQNTDMVQKPVSKTLPSTWSDPSVNISLDNLLPGMQPSKPQQPSLNTMIQQQNMQQPMNVMTQSFGAVNLSSPSNIIPVRPQTNPLMGGPMPMSMPSVMTGTMGMAPLGNTPMMNQSMMGMNVNMGMSTAGMGLTGTMGMGMPNLAMTSGTVQPKQDAFANFANFSK, from the exons aaCCAATGTGGTTATGAATTATTCAGAGATCGAGTCTAAGGTTCGAGAAGCAACGAATGATGATCCTTGGGGACCTTCTGGGCAACTCATGGGAGAGATTGCCAA GGCTACATTTATGTATGAACAATTTCCAGAACTTATGAACATGCTTTGGTCACGAATgttaaaagacaacaaaaaaaattggagaagagTTTACAAG TCATTGCTGCTTCTAGCTTACCTCATAAGGAATGGATCAGAGCGTGTTGTTACAAGTGCCAGAGAACACATTTATGATTTGCGATCCCTGGAAAATTACCACTTTGTAG ATGAGCATGGCAAGGATCAAGGTATAAACATTCGCCAGAAGGTGAAAGAATTGGTTGAATTTGCCCAGGATGACGACAGGCTTCGTGAGGAgcgaaagaaagcaaagaagaacaaagacaaaTATGTTGGGGTTTCCTCAGACAGTGTTGGAGGATTCAGATATA GTGAAAGATACGATCCTGAACCCAAATCAAAATGGGATGAAGAGTGGGATAAAAACAAGAGTGCTTTTCCATTCAGTGATAAATTAGGTGAACTGAGTGATAAAATTGGAAGCACAATTGATGACACCATCAGCAAGTTCCGGAGGAAAGATAGGGAAGACTCTCCAGAAAGATGCAG tGACAGtgatgaggaaaagaaagcaagaagaggCAGATCTCCCAAAGGTGAATTCAAAGATGAAGAGGAGACTGTGACGACAAAGCATATCCATATCACACAGGCCACAGAGACCACCACAACCAGACACAAGCGCACAGCAAATCCTTCTAAAACCATTGATCTTGGAGCAGCAGCACATTACACAGGGGACAAAGCAAGTCCAGATCAGAATGCTTCAACTCATACACCTCAGTCTTCACTTAAG aCTTCAGTGCCTAGCAGCAAGTCATCTGGTGACCTTGTTGATCTGTTTGATGGCACCAGCCAGTCGACAG GAGGATCAGCTGATTTATTTGGAGGATTTGCTGACTTTGGCTCAGCTGCTGCATCAGGCAGTTTCCCTTCCCAAG TTACAGCAACAAGTGGGAATGGAGACTTTGGTGACTGGAGTGCCTTCAACCAAGCCCCATCAGGCCCTGGTGCCTCCAGTGGTGAGCTCTTTGGCAGTGCCTCACAGCCATCTGTAGAACTTGTCAGTGGCTCACAACCAGCTTTAGGCCCACCTCCAGCTGCCTCAAATTCTTCGGACCTATTTGATCTTATGGGCTCATCCCAGGCAACCATGACATCTTCCCAGAGTATGAATTTCTCTATGATGAGCACTAATACTGTAGGCCTGGGGTTGCCCATGTCAAGATCACAG AATACAGATATGGTCCAGAAGCCAGTCAGCAAAACCCTGCCCTCTACTTGGTCTGACCCCAGTGTAAACATCAGCCTAGACAACTTACTACCTGGAATGCAGCCTTCCAAACCCCAGCAGCCATCACTCAATACAATGATTCAACAGCAGA ATATGCAACAGCCTATGAATGTGATGACCCAAAGTTTTGGAGCTGTGAACCTCAGTTCTCCATCAAATATAATTCCTGTCCGACCCCAAACTAACCCTTTGATGGGGGGACCCATGCCTATGAGCATGCCCAGTGTGATGACTGGCACCATGGGAATGGCCCCTCTTGGAAATACTCCAATGATGAACCAGAGCATGATGGGCATGAACGTGAACATGGGGATGTCAACTGCTGGGATGGGCCTCACAGGCACAATGGGAATGGGCATGCCTAACTTAGCCATGACTTCTGGAACTGtgcaacccaagcaagatgcctTTGCAAATTTCGCCAACTTTAGCAAATGA
- the CLINT1 gene encoding clathrin interactor 1 isoform X4 translates to MLNMWKVRELVDKATNVVMNYSEIESKVREATNDDPWGPSGQLMGEIAKATFMYEQFPELMNMLWSRMLKDNKKNWRRVYKSLLLLAYLIRNGSERVVTSAREHIYDLRSLENYHFVDEHGKDQGINIRQKVKELVEFAQDDDRLREERKKAKKNKDKYVGVSSDSVGGFRYSERYDPEPKSKWDEEWDKNKSAFPFSDKLGELSDKIGSTIDDTISKFRRKDREDSPERCSDSDEEKKARRGRSPKGEFKDEEETVTTKHIHITQATETTTTRHKRTANPSKTIDLGAAAHYTGDKASPDQNASTHTPQSSLKTSVPSSKSSGDLVDLFDGTSQSTGGSADLFGGFADFGSAAASGSFPSQATSGNGDFGDWSAFNQAPSGPGASSGELFGSASQPSVELVSGSQPALGPPPAASNSSDLFDLMGSSQATMTSSQSMNFSMMSTNTVGLGLPMSRSQNTDMVQKPVSKTLPSTWSDPSVNISLDNLLPGMQPSKPQQPSLNTMIQQQNMQQPMNVMTQSFGAVNLSSPSNIIPVRPQTNPLMGGPMPMSMPSVMTGTMGMAPLGNTPMMNQSMMGMNVNMGMSTAGMGLTGTMGMGMPNLAMTSGTVQPKQDAFANFANFSK, encoded by the exons aaCCAATGTGGTTATGAATTATTCAGAGATCGAGTCTAAGGTTCGAGAAGCAACGAATGATGATCCTTGGGGACCTTCTGGGCAACTCATGGGAGAGATTGCCAA GGCTACATTTATGTATGAACAATTTCCAGAACTTATGAACATGCTTTGGTCACGAATgttaaaagacaacaaaaaaaattggagaagagTTTACAAG TCATTGCTGCTTCTAGCTTACCTCATAAGGAATGGATCAGAGCGTGTTGTTACAAGTGCCAGAGAACACATTTATGATTTGCGATCCCTGGAAAATTACCACTTTGTAG ATGAGCATGGCAAGGATCAAGGTATAAACATTCGCCAGAAGGTGAAAGAATTGGTTGAATTTGCCCAGGATGACGACAGGCTTCGTGAGGAgcgaaagaaagcaaagaagaacaaagacaaaTATGTTGGGGTTTCCTCAGACAGTGTTGGAGGATTCAGATATA GTGAAAGATACGATCCTGAACCCAAATCAAAATGGGATGAAGAGTGGGATAAAAACAAGAGTGCTTTTCCATTCAGTGATAAATTAGGTGAACTGAGTGATAAAATTGGAAGCACAATTGATGACACCATCAGCAAGTTCCGGAGGAAAGATAGGGAAGACTCTCCAGAAAGATGCAG tGACAGtgatgaggaaaagaaagcaagaagaggCAGATCTCCCAAAGGTGAATTCAAAGATGAAGAGGAGACTGTGACGACAAAGCATATCCATATCACACAGGCCACAGAGACCACCACAACCAGACACAAGCGCACAGCAAATCCTTCTAAAACCATTGATCTTGGAGCAGCAGCACATTACACAGGGGACAAAGCAAGTCCAGATCAGAATGCTTCAACTCATACACCTCAGTCTTCACTTAAG aCTTCAGTGCCTAGCAGCAAGTCATCTGGTGACCTTGTTGATCTGTTTGATGGCACCAGCCAGTCGACAG GAGGATCAGCTGATTTATTTGGAGGATTTGCTGACTTTGGCTCAGCTGCTGCATCAGGCAGTTTCCCTTCCCAAG CAACAAGTGGGAATGGAGACTTTGGTGACTGGAGTGCCTTCAACCAAGCCCCATCAGGCCCTGGTGCCTCCAGTGGTGAGCTCTTTGGCAGTGCCTCACAGCCATCTGTAGAACTTGTCAGTGGCTCACAACCAGCTTTAGGCCCACCTCCAGCTGCCTCAAATTCTTCGGACCTATTTGATCTTATGGGCTCATCCCAGGCAACCATGACATCTTCCCAGAGTATGAATTTCTCTATGATGAGCACTAATACTGTAGGCCTGGGGTTGCCCATGTCAAGATCACAG AATACAGATATGGTCCAGAAGCCAGTCAGCAAAACCCTGCCCTCTACTTGGTCTGACCCCAGTGTAAACATCAGCCTAGACAACTTACTACCTGGAATGCAGCCTTCCAAACCCCAGCAGCCATCACTCAATACAATGATTCAACAGCAGA ATATGCAACAGCCTATGAATGTGATGACCCAAAGTTTTGGAGCTGTGAACCTCAGTTCTCCATCAAATATAATTCCTGTCCGACCCCAAACTAACCCTTTGATGGGGGGACCCATGCCTATGAGCATGCCCAGTGTGATGACTGGCACCATGGGAATGGCCCCTCTTGGAAATACTCCAATGATGAACCAGAGCATGATGGGCATGAACGTGAACATGGGGATGTCAACTGCTGGGATGGGCCTCACAGGCACAATGGGAATGGGCATGCCTAACTTAGCCATGACTTCTGGAACTGtgcaacccaagcaagatgcctTTGCAAATTTCGCCAACTTTAGCAAATGA